The proteins below come from a single Gavia stellata isolate bGavSte3 chromosome 8, bGavSte3.hap2, whole genome shotgun sequence genomic window:
- the RBM44 gene encoding LOW QUALITY PROTEIN: RNA-binding protein 44 (The sequence of the model RefSeq protein was modified relative to this genomic sequence to represent the inferred CDS: inserted 2 bases in 1 codon; deleted 2 bases in 1 codon): MELEKNSDVKSKRRCFNQTSHLSSYSEEAEHALVRDVAAGANRSGFGQECSVSVSELKLSEESLPYLSSSLDADIEMYNKKRMRICCARVNESKKEAEMLGSACDNRHFNCWVCDDCRQSHLAEDSQLEYLSAHEQDFDDRNSSSEFSEQRETIGIETLKLIDLLHAVPGGGVAKEQNLVDVSEDCSPASEYGVGDQTCPEADMPELPHLLQDSLSLSDGNDVTCDHQEEQTEYRSVVCGCILESHACGSKERVCPNLLVCDSLENGDVKDTPLTDGMLPPQMATSEEASEKNDRHSQLLSEARQSFTVATGEGPCSSHAXFCELSGDSDFYGCEESGVCTRGASCADCTAKDAETQFPVSAVLTSKNPFFEVEIADKFSRGNASCLNSEFEHCENLENITSDSMVNQAVDVSSDFRACFTTSRSTSARVCLSSRAINTEITMMNKSRPVGWRRQTRADVACNTEWSCGAGSTVQIWSQLTDTLEEHSHGNTATAERSSQIQEQQELKNELCSSDLKISTDRLVHLDKQAVKTSASSYCQKMLQRAIEAELQILNAHYQMCYQHCLKIYKLALEENMCFSRCSGSTELGSSLMLILEELKKNYNSMRMKIKMGVPLNALPPLSVEMKLFSISSSYVPCKLFREDLCYEQRYCTACSRTMSSYFISVSGTRKADSEAPKLQERKISVSMDNPQTVCLTDGGQPSGSTSSKTFEEQHKDQDVEHGCVKNEEGNEYWFDAKEDFTVRDSSVISEETKKQQEKQDTVDLREAKIMENGNECSFLRVGGLSSSVSEGDLRSHFQKYQISDSLISVDSRNYRYAFLSFRDTNKAKLAVEEMNQKRIKGKPVSAELVNTSSEDKYLVSQVLTNKLWHEIQPVENSQRNYQDKPLTSASNSVEAPDATSPSEKMHLLPTTSSKISCSTQVPSETKCPGLKSSTEDSVCYLLGVNRKDSGENLLHKTSAPFSTHSYDAFISPNTLNLSSFTKLMKKLQEIHPEASRDKIVDALLEVRKNNKGILSGLSISSIAERTSVVLRKSTPGCG; encoded by the exons ATGGAACTGGAAAAGAACAGCGatgttaaaagcaaaaggagatGCTTCAATCAGACCTCGCATCTCTCCTCTTACTCTGAGGAAGCTGAGCACGCGCTTGTCAGAGATGTTGCAGCAGGAGCTAACCGCTCTGGTTTTGGCCAGGAATGTTCTGTCAGTGTTTCAGAATTAAAGTTGTCAGAGGAAAGCTTACCTTATTTAAGTTCATCTTTAGATGCAGATATTGAAATGtataataaaaagagaatgagaATTTGCTGTGCACGAGTAAACGAAAGCAAGAAAGAAGCTGAGATGTTGGGAAGCGCATGTGACAATAGGCACTTTAATTGCTGGGTGTGTGATGATTGCAGACAAAGCCATTTAGCTGAAGATTCACAGCTGGAGTATCTCAGTGCTCATGAGCAAGATTTTGATGATAGGAATAGCTCAAGTGAGTTTTCTGAGCAAAGGGAAACTATAGGAATTGAAACGTTAAAGCTGATAGATCTACTTCATGCAGTTCCAGGGGGTGGAGTCGCAAAGGAACAAAATCTCGTTGACGTGTCAGAAGATTGTTCTCCTGCTTCTGAGTATGGTGTAGGTGACCAGACCTGCCCAGAAGCAGATATGCCAGAGCTTCCCCACCTGCTTCAGGACTCCCTGTCTCTGTCAGATGGCAATGATGTGACTTGTGATCATCAGGAAGAGCAAACAGAGTATCGTAGTGTTGTTTGTGGATGTATACTTGAAAGTCATGCTTGTGGGAGTAAAGAAAGGGTCTGTCCAAATCTGCTTGTATGTGACAGTTTAGAAAACGGAGATGTGAAAGACACCCCACTGACTGACGGCATGCTGCCACCCCAAATGGCTACAAGTGAAGAAGCGTCTGAAAAGAATGACAGG CATTCACAGCTTCTCAGTGAAGCAAGACAATCCTTTACTGTCGCCACGGGAGAGGGCCCCTGCAGTAGCCATGC TTTTTGCGAACTGTCAGGGGACTCCGATTTCTACGGTTGTGAAGAATCCGGTGTGTGCACACGTGGTGCCAGCTGTGCTGACTGCACTGCAAAGGATGCTGAAACCCAATTTCCAGTCTCTGCAGTTCTCACTAGCAAGAATCCCTTTTTTGAGGTGGAAATTGCAGATAAATTCTCCCGTGGAAACGCCAGCTGTCTGAACTCGGAGTTCGAGCATTGTGAAAACTTGGAAAACATTACCAGTGACTCTATGGTTAACCAGGCTGTTGATGTGAGTTCTGATTTTAGAGCTTGCTTTACAACAAGCCGAAGTACCAGTGCTCGGGTTTGTCTCTCGTCCAGGGCTATTAATACCGAGATAACAATGATGAACAAATCTCGACCCGTGGGATGGCGCCGTCAAACCCGTGCAGATGTTGCTTGCAATACAGAGTGGTCGTGTGGCGCCGGTAGTACAGTGCAAATTTGGTCACAGCTTACTGACACACTGGAAGAACACTCACATGGCAATActgcaacagctgaaagaagttCACAAATTCAg gaacagcaggaattaaaaaatgagcTGTGTAGCAGCGATTTAAAGATAAGCACTGACAG gctGGTACACCTGGACAAACAAGCTGTGAAGACTTCTGCATCAAGCTACTGTCAAAAaatgctgcagagagcaattGAAGCAGAACTGCAGATTCTAAATGCTCATTATCAGATGTGCTATCAGCACTGCTTGAAGATTTACAAACTGGCTTTGGAGGAAAACATGTGTTTTAGCAG ATGTAGTGGAAGTACTGAATTAGGTTCATCTCTTATGCTAATTTTGGAAGAGCTAAAAAAGAATTACAACAGTatgagaatgaaaataaaaatgggcGTACCTTTAAATGCACTTCCACCGCTATCAGTTGAGATGAAGTTGTTCTCAATCTCTTCTTCTTATGTCCCCTGCAAG TTGTTCAGAGAGGATCTTTGCTATGA GCAGAGATATTGTACTGCATGTTCAAGAACCATGTCCAGTTACTTTAT TTCTGTTTCAGGCACAAGAAAAGCTGACTCGGAAGCACCAAAACTGCAAGAAAGGAAGATTTCTGTCAGCATG GACAATCCACAGACTGTATGTTTAACTGATGGTGGTCAGCCAAGTGGCTCTACTTCCTCCAAGACATTTGAAGAGCAACATAAAGATCAGGATGTGGAACATG GCtgtgtgaaaaatgaagaagggAATGAATATTGGTTTGATGCTAAAGAGGACTTCACAGTAAGAGATTCTTCAGTAATAtctgaggaaacaaaaaagcaacaagaaaaacaagacacagTTGATTTAAGAG AAGCGAAGATAATGGAGAATGGAAATGAGTGTTCTTTTCTTCGTGTTGGTGGCCTAAGTTCCTCAGTGTCAGAG GGTGACTTAAGATCACATTTCCAGAAGTATCAGATTTCTGACAGTCTTATCTCTGTGGATTCTCGAAACTACAG AtatgcatttctttcctttagagACACTAATAAAGCAAAGTTAGCTGTAGAGGAAATGAaccaaaaaagaataaaaggaaaaccagtAAGTGCTGAACTTGTAAATACCTCATCAGAGGATAAATATTTGGTTTCCCAAGTACTTACAAATAAGCTTTGGCATGAAATCCAACCTGTTGAGAACAGTCAAAGAAATTATCAAGATAAACCACTCACTTCAGCCTCCAATTCTGTGGAAGCACCTGACGCTACCTCTCCTTCTGAGAAAATGCATCTCCTTCCCACAACTTCTTCAAAGATTTCTTGCTCTACACAAGTACCTTCAGAAACAAAGTGCCCTGGTCTGAAATCATCTACTGAAGATTCGGTATGTTATTTGCTTGGAGTTAATCGAAAG GATAGTGGAGAAAATTTGCTGCACAAAACATCTGCTCCTTTCTCCACTCATTCATATGATGCCTTTATTTCTCCTAATACGTTGAACTTGAGCAGCTTTACCAAATTAATGAAGAAACTTCAAGAAATTCATCCAGAGGCTAGCAG AGACAAAATTGTGGATGCTctgctggaggtgaggaaaaacaacaaaggtATCCTAAGTGGGTTGTCTATCAGTTCTATTGCAGAAAGGACCTCTGTCGTTCTAAGGAAATCGACGCCCGGTTGCGG gtaG